TATATTACATGAACACAATCAATTATACTGTCTTACGGGCGTTTTAAtaattgagatatttttcaGAAACTGGTAGTAAATCATTTACCctcagtttctgaagacaataacttgatTATTGTGTGTCATATAATAGAATTGTGGTTGAGTGGTGTTGTAGCAGTAGTGTATATTCAGAATAAATGTCATTTAGTTTGGTTAAAtttcttggaaaatatttattaaagcaTTGAATCGTAATTAAAACTATGCAACAATTATCTTCATTGTGATGTAAGTTCCTGTGGTTTATAGATTTCTGTGGGATAAtatccatttgaaaaaaaaatgaattgtttttgttaatggatatttatgaagtatatagctttttaattaaattttttatgctGTGGCTTTTATAATTGAACATTATCACAAAAATGTATGGATATGTGTATGACTGAATGCAATTATTTaagcaaaaattttaaaaccttGTTGACTCATTGATGTAAGTAAACATGTATGTagaattagttttgaaaaacagtTTGACCAGCTTGTTCATCAACTAGCTGTTATTATTTCGGCATCGATGTTATATTATTGATTACATAATTTACAAAGTGTATCTTGAAACCTGGTATTATTCAAAAACTTCAAACTATTTTCATGTGAAATCTGTTGACCAATTAAAAAGACTTGCATCTCCATATACAACATCCTTTATTCTGATGGAATAAAGtatgtatttagaaaaatattactgGCAGTAAATCTATAATGTAGTATATAGTTAATGGGAGttatatatacatcatatatgtgatacattttacaaatagttgaaaaaactgCTTTTTAGCAATATGCAGTAACAAAAGAGAAAAAGGTAAAAGTGTTcttctgaaaaatttattagtaaacCTAAGTAATAAAACCGTCTATAATCTAATTAAAGAAGGTAGTCAATGAATAAATACAAAGAACATGTATATGTTTAAAGTCTTGCCCTATAGTTTTTGAATCTTATAACTAATTCAGATGTGTGAGGCCCCttttttatcgatattattgtttgcttaattatttttaacattttttataattataaagtaTCTACTGATTTTTATAATACTGGATTACTTTTAAGCATGTATACCAAGCATTCTGTGATGTGGACAtgtaatttgattattttaatatttaatattcaattggTACTATCACGCAATGACCCAAAAAATGATCCTAGGAATAATGGAGATTTAGCATTATGGATAGACGAAAAACAAGTCAAAATGTTCAGTGGTAAGTCAGTTTTATTTTATGGACGTGATTTGATACTGTTGTATAAATAACCATTgctaatttttcatcaattttgtaAAGAATCTCTTTTTTGTTGCCTATAAACTAAATggtgaaaaaatacattttgattaattattgttCTTAAAAAGTAGAGAATACCagaattttcttttaaacattAATACTGATGTTTCTCATCGGAcacacaaaaatgttgattgttCCACTTCGGATTAGACAGTCTGTTCAATATCATCTATTGGTATATGTTTCTCTAGGTACtttccatttaaattttttctcattattaatAGCTTAAACAACTGCACctgatattaatattataatgttTATCAAGGTTTTGATGTGTACTAAACTTTTCTTCACCCGGATATATAAATATTGCTCATAACACCTGCGGTGAAAGAATTAAATTAGCTCAGTgtcattatttaaaatgtttactgttattatataatttggaatttattCCTAGCAGCCTTTGTATTTTCTTCTGACCTAGGTAGAATTTATGTTTGTGTACATATAAAGTAAGTTTGTGTTTGGCGTTTTCAAGCAGGTTACTAAAATTCTCAGTAAAATCACAGATTATTATGATTTAAATGGATTGCATTTTCTGTATTGCGGAAATTTAATACAAGTTTATTTGTAGGGATGTCAATGGAAATATATGCTATAGTAAATGGAAATGTACTACCATATATTTTGGacccaaattttgaaaaatatcttccAGTTATTCCATCTGAAGTTAGTTATGTGAATTTTACTTGGAAAGCTGGGAATAAAAAATACTACTACCATTTTGATAGACTTCAGTCTTATGACCAAAGTATTCTGGAAGCGCCtgttatttcaattaaaactaaAGGTAGAGTTCCAAGGCGTCCCAAAGAATTTAGCATTTTATTACCATGTTTGGGTAACAGTTCTGGTATTGCTAAGTTTGGAATTGGACTACTTATTGAAAGCAGGAAAGGAAAACCTTTAAATGGAACACCGTTAAGATTAAAACTCAAAAAGGAGTGCGCTCAACGAAGTAAGTGTTTAAACGTAAGTTTTTTAAGATagtacaaatgaaaatatttatttgaaactagCTTGATAtaagcaaaaacaaaacaaatataaggAAGGCCATATTATACGAATTAGTTAAAAATGTAGTAGAgcagaaaaatatcaaatattctcATTCTTAAATTTAAGCTCAAGgaactcattttattttaagaGCATTTTAATGTTCTATTGTCATGTCATTTGCATATTCTAGATCCCGATCCCGAATGTGATAAAAAATGTGCCAACCAAGGTAGATGTAACCATGAAAAAATTTGTCAGTGTCCTGAAGGTTACATGGGCCCTTATTGCCGAACTGCATTATGTTATC
This portion of the Diorhabda sublineata isolate icDioSubl1.1 chromosome X, icDioSubl1.1, whole genome shotgun sequence genome encodes:
- the LOC130450627 gene encoding protein shifted isoform X1 codes for the protein MVFKQARKYLFLAEFCTRRDHELINMYTKHSVMWTCNLIILIFNIQLVLSRNDPKNDPRNNGDLALWIDEKQVKMFSGMSMEIYAIVNGNVLPYILDPNFEKYLPVIPSEVSYVNFTWKAGNKKYYYHFDRLQSYDQSILEAPVISIKTKGRVPRRPKEFSILLPCLGNSSGIAKFGIGLLIESRKGKPLNGTPLRLKLKKECAQRNPDPECDKKCANQGRCNHEKICQCPEGYMGPYCRTALCYPQCMNGGNCTSPGICSCPPGFQGRHCEGGICGEKCLNGGKCIQKDTCECSKGYYGPHCEYSRCIIPCLNGGKCKAVNKCRCPRGFRGDHCEIGRAKPARSNCQLACKHGTCVEDACVCDPGWYGRLCHHSKFSINFFST
- the LOC130450627 gene encoding protein shifted isoform X2, coding for MVFKQARKYLFLAEFCTRRDHELINMYTKHSVMWTCNLIILIFNIQLVLSRNDPKNDPRNNGDLALWIDEKQVKMFSGMSMEIYAIVNGNVLPYILDPNFEKYLPVIPSEVSYVNFTWKAGNKKYYYHFDRLQSYDQSILEAPVISIKTKGRVPRRPKEFSILLPCLGNSSGIAKFGIGLLIESRKGKPLNGTPLRLKLKKECAQRNPDPECDKKCANQGRCNHEKICQCPEGYMGPYCRTALCYPQCMNGGNCTSPGICSCPPGFQGRHCEGGICGEKCLNGGKCIQKDTCECSKGYYGPHCEYSRCIIPCLNGGKCKAVNKCRCPRGFRGDHCEIGRAKPARSNCQLACKHGTCVEDACVCDPGWYGRLCHHMIM
- the LOC130450627 gene encoding protein shifted isoform X3; this translates as MYTKHSVMWTCNLIILIFNIQLVLSRNDPKNDPRNNGDLALWIDEKQVKMFSGMSMEIYAIVNGNVLPYILDPNFEKYLPVIPSEVSYVNFTWKAGNKKYYYHFDRLQSYDQSILEAPVISIKTKGRVPRRPKEFSILLPCLGNSSGIAKFGIGLLIESRKGKPLNGTPLRLKLKKECAQRNPDPECDKKCANQGRCNHEKICQCPEGYMGPYCRTALCYPQCMNGGNCTSPGICSCPPGFQGRHCEGGICGEKCLNGGKCIQKDTCECSKGYYGPHCEYSRCIIPCLNGGKCKAVNKCRCPRGFRGDHCEIGRAKPARSNCQLACKHGTCVEDACVCDPGWYGRLCHHSKFSINFFST